Proteins encoded together in one Thalassotalea crassostreae window:
- a CDS encoding DsrE family protein, translating into MHQFKKLTLIPIIFFGVVSLSATANNEMSNGPVFKDYGPNFIVEGGLSNPKTQKFKVAFDIAEQGSKNKVNRRIESLARFINMHVRAGVPQKNIELALVIHGKAGFDILNDKAYQAKYSSPNPNTELLNLLAENNVKIVLCGQSAAYMKISQSDINNNVKIALSAMTAHAILQQQGYSLNPF; encoded by the coding sequence ATGCATCAATTTAAAAAGCTCACGTTAATCCCTATTATCTTCTTTGGGGTAGTTAGTCTTTCGGCTACGGCCAATAATGAGATGAGCAATGGTCCAGTGTTTAAAGATTATGGTCCAAATTTTATTGTTGAAGGCGGGTTATCAAATCCTAAAACACAAAAATTTAAAGTCGCTTTTGATATTGCCGAGCAGGGGAGCAAGAACAAGGTTAATCGCCGTATTGAATCATTAGCTCGGTTTATAAACATGCATGTGCGTGCAGGCGTACCACAAAAAAATATAGAATTAGCGCTGGTTATTCATGGTAAAGCTGGCTTTGATATTCTCAATGATAAAGCATATCAAGCTAAATATTCGAGTCCAAATCCGAACACCGAGTTGCTAAATTTATTAGCGGAAAATAATGTAAAAATAGTGCTCTGCGGACAATCAGCGGCTTACATGAAAATATCGCAATCTGATATTAATAATAATGTGAAAATCGCGCTTTCAGCAATGACTGCACACGCTATTTTACAGCAGCAAGGATATTCATTAAATCCTTTCTAG
- a CDS encoding flavin monoamine oxidase family protein translates to MYVENLIIGGGISGLLCASQLEQIGLPYSLLEAKAELGGRIFGIEDKETSQNQCQSQKKNHYHDLGPTWIFPHQRHIQQLLKQMNIPYFNQYTQGPALFEKQGEQGIFKTEGAGAMESYRVQGGMTQIIENLIQCLDAGKIKNQSVVTNATRRDGKWHITFMHHNKELNIETKNLILALPPRMITKHLNAQEWASKELFSALEQVPTWMAAQAKFIATYKHPFWREQGLSGQLFSQQGPMQEMHDASADDVPPYALFGFIGLPANYRAQFSDEQIEQACLAQLHKIYGEQATRTESTFLKDWATDGYSTSELDIKEPAQHPNFAIENHEKELRSKNLYLAGSEFSDIDAGYLEGAVCAVSKVIEQIKLN, encoded by the coding sequence ATGTACGTTGAAAACTTGATTATCGGTGGAGGTATCTCAGGCTTGTTATGTGCGAGTCAGCTAGAACAGATTGGATTACCCTATTCTCTGTTAGAAGCGAAAGCTGAACTTGGCGGCCGAATTTTTGGGATTGAAGATAAAGAAACCAGTCAAAACCAATGTCAAAGTCAAAAAAAGAATCATTATCATGACTTAGGACCCACTTGGATTTTTCCACATCAACGACACATTCAGCAGTTGTTAAAGCAAATGAATATCCCCTACTTTAATCAATACACCCAAGGTCCAGCGTTGTTTGAAAAACAAGGTGAACAAGGAATATTCAAAACTGAAGGTGCTGGTGCTATGGAAAGTTATCGCGTGCAAGGAGGTATGACACAAATCATAGAAAATCTTATTCAGTGTTTAGACGCCGGCAAAATAAAAAATCAGTCTGTAGTTACAAATGCCACTAGAAGGGATGGAAAATGGCATATCACCTTTATGCATCATAACAAAGAACTTAATATTGAAACTAAAAATCTCATTTTGGCATTACCACCAAGAATGATAACAAAGCATTTGAACGCTCAAGAATGGGCTTCAAAAGAACTATTTAGCGCACTAGAACAAGTACCAACATGGATGGCGGCACAAGCGAAATTTATCGCCACTTATAAGCATCCATTCTGGCGCGAACAAGGCCTTTCAGGACAACTATTCAGTCAACAAGGGCCGATGCAAGAAATGCATGACGCTAGTGCCGATGATGTTCCACCTTATGCGTTGTTTGGTTTTATTGGGCTCCCTGCGAACTACCGAGCACAATTTTCCGACGAACAAATAGAGCAAGCTTGTTTAGCACAATTGCATAAGATTTACGGTGAGCAAGCAACACGAACAGAATCTACTTTTCTAAAAGATTGGGCTACAGACGGATATTCAACATCAGAACTCGATATTAAAGAGCCTGCACAACACCCAAATTTTGCTATAGAAAACCATGAAAAAGAGCTTAGAAGTAAAAATTTATATTTAGCGGGTAGTGAATTTTCTGATATCGATGCAGGTTATTTAGAAGGCGCAGTTTGTGCAGTAAGCAAAGTTATTGAACAAATTAAACTAAACTGA
- a CDS encoding cupin domain-containing protein — MKVAAEFNNREIVHTNTVPWVPSPMPGVDRRILDRVGGEVARATSIVRYAPGSNFSPHVHTGGEEFIVLEGIFQDEHGDFPVGSYIRNPPQSSHTPRSDNGCIILVKLWQFQPEDRTHVRLQMNAMAKVAIPNATGVYTTPLFKDHIEEVSLLHFDAYAELEFKAGGGAELFVLAGDITEQQDQLGLHSWARIPIGQKLKLKAGKEGAKIWLKTGHLSDVEKQIKRVENA, encoded by the coding sequence ATGAAAGTAGCTGCAGAATTTAATAATCGAGAAATAGTACACACTAATACTGTACCTTGGGTGCCCTCACCAATGCCCGGTGTTGATAGAAGAATATTGGATCGTGTTGGCGGCGAAGTTGCAAGAGCAACAAGCATTGTTCGTTATGCGCCAGGTAGCAATTTTTCACCGCATGTACATACTGGTGGCGAAGAGTTTATCGTGCTTGAAGGCATATTTCAGGATGAACATGGTGACTTTCCTGTTGGCTCTTATATTCGAAATCCTCCGCAATCAAGCCACACTCCAAGGTCGGATAACGGTTGTATTATTTTAGTTAAACTTTGGCAATTTCAGCCCGAAGATAGAACCCATGTTCGCTTGCAAATGAATGCTATGGCAAAAGTTGCAATCCCGAACGCAACTGGTGTTTATACAACGCCATTATTCAAAGATCATATCGAAGAGGTATCACTACTCCATTTTGATGCCTACGCTGAGCTTGAGTTCAAAGCTGGGGGCGGTGCAGAGCTATTTGTACTCGCCGGCGACATCACCGAACAGCAAGATCAATTAGGTTTGCATAGCTGGGCGAGAATTCCGATAGGTCAAAAGTTAAAACTTAAAGCAGGTAAAGAAGGCGCAAAAATTTGGCTCAAAACAGGTCACTTAAGTGATGTGGAAAAGCAAATAAAACGAGTTGAAAATGCATAA
- a CDS encoding M48 family metallopeptidase → MNARRVRDIDYQLMPGADRKTTDIVIERNGVVAVRPPNNYTPQQVDAVVESKRMWIYRNLAEWRDLNATAVVREWVNGETFLYLGRSYRLSLIAEQKESLKLKEGRFCLNRKLIDKGGTEAAQKAFEAYYSDKGIKRISERVKYYAPKVGVTASSIKVKDMSFRWASCSKLGALNFHWKCIMAPPKIIDYIIVHELCHMHHRNHSDAFWNEVDKVMPDYRERKEWLRKNGAGLSL, encoded by the coding sequence ATGAACGCTAGAAGAGTTCGAGATATTGATTATCAATTAATGCCTGGTGCAGACAGAAAAACTACTGATATTGTTATTGAGCGTAATGGCGTTGTCGCTGTTCGTCCACCTAATAATTACACTCCCCAGCAAGTTGATGCAGTTGTTGAAAGTAAGCGCATGTGGATTTATAGAAACTTAGCCGAGTGGCGTGATTTAAATGCTACAGCTGTTGTACGCGAATGGGTTAATGGTGAGACATTCCTTTATCTAGGTCGTTCTTATCGTCTGTCATTAATCGCTGAACAGAAAGAGTCATTAAAGCTCAAAGAAGGCCGTTTTTGTTTAAATCGAAAGTTGATTGATAAAGGTGGAACTGAAGCCGCGCAAAAAGCGTTTGAAGCTTATTACTCAGATAAAGGCATAAAACGTATTAGTGAGCGGGTTAAATACTATGCGCCTAAGGTGGGCGTCACAGCATCATCAATTAAAGTAAAAGATATGAGCTTTCGCTGGGCTAGTTGTAGTAAGTTAGGTGCTCTAAATTTTCATTGGAAGTGCATAATGGCACCACCAAAGATTATAGACTACATCATTGTTCATGAACTATGCCACATGCATCATCGTAATCATTCTGATGCTTTTTGGAATGAAGTGGATAAGGTAATGCCTGACTATCGTGAGCGTAAAGAGTGGTTAAGGAAGAATGGCGCAGGTCTGAGCTTGTAG
- a CDS encoding type I restriction endonuclease subunit R, whose amino-acid sequence MSEYTEVEQPFLQQLAELDWTSIDQGEGIPQDPKKSLRYNFRQWLLPDVFSKAVSTINTTSSGKSWLTDKQIQDLQDQISRQPNRTLLEANEAIQKLLFKSQVDVNEVTGEQDPIVKLIDFINPEKNTFHAINQFRIDTPGCVKQFIIPDIVLFVNGIPLIVVECKKGGPTCANPMAEAFEQLQRYMNKRKATHEHGLKEGEPKLFHTSMMLIRTSGVEADYGTITSGDEHYYPWKAQWPQKDEVAEGWNQQQQLINSMLNKTNLLNMLRTCSVFMDTDGGPRIKVVCRYQQFRAANKIIGRLRDGKTVEDKSGVVWHTQGSGKSLTMVFVARMLRASRDLNDYKILLINDRVDLEDQLAVTATIIGGRVNTIDSNKTLREHLSTDSSDINMVMVHKFQLRDETLPNSVAEALGTYQAIPTKQSFGVVNNSSRIVLMIDEAHRTQGSDLGDNIFEAFPNAARIAFTGTPLITERHGSKKTHKRFGSYIDEYKLMDAVKDGTTLQILYEGRTSDDALNDKHGFETRFENLFKDRTDEELLAIKKKYGATGDIQEAENRINAIAKDIVKHYLEHIYPNQFKAQVVCFSKLAAIRYQEAIHAALKAHVEKLKAETTPDLEQIKRVEFLKAAVVISGDGTNEAAYITSARKQAREWNAVDNFCKSFDMKDPDKANTGIAFLIVCDMLLTGFDAPIEQVMYIDKKLSEHTLLQAIARTNRVKKGKSRGYVVDYIGLTENLTDALTLYAAADEQQELTDSLKSITSEMPVLEERYQRILQLFAQHKVQEVREFIEGELPNIEADAAVVHEAVKLLKDEKIRADFDVYLKKFLMSLDIILPHQVAHKYRVPAKRLGYILRVTKERYKDTSLNLGDAGAKVKDLINEHLVNLGINPKVDPVELFSESFIENLNKNSGGNAEAKASEMEHAIRKHCTIHHEEDPGFYKSLSEKVENLIDQYQDQWEKLAEELEKLRTEAMEGRKQGEEGMSKEATTFYEHIANEAFEGGKVPSDSKAKMKVLMEAIVDTLQTSIGSIDFWNNPNKQKKTRSEIKTALTLTGIQELKHNRERVAIEIMKLAKNRHDALIKGPNGGNEL is encoded by the coding sequence ATGTCTGAATATACGGAAGTTGAGCAGCCATTCCTTCAGCAATTAGCTGAGCTTGATTGGACGAGTATAGATCAAGGCGAAGGTATACCTCAAGACCCAAAGAAAAGCTTGCGCTATAACTTTCGTCAATGGTTATTACCTGACGTCTTTTCTAAAGCAGTTTCAACCATTAATACAACCAGTTCAGGCAAATCTTGGTTAACCGATAAACAGATACAAGACCTACAAGATCAGATATCTCGCCAACCAAATAGAACTTTACTTGAAGCGAATGAAGCGATTCAAAAATTGCTCTTTAAATCTCAGGTAGATGTTAATGAGGTGACGGGCGAACAAGATCCGATAGTTAAGTTGATTGATTTTATTAACCCTGAAAAAAACACCTTTCATGCAATTAATCAATTTCGTATTGATACCCCTGGTTGTGTAAAACAATTCATCATTCCTGATATCGTTTTGTTTGTTAATGGCATTCCACTAATTGTGGTTGAATGCAAAAAAGGTGGACCAACTTGCGCCAACCCTATGGCAGAAGCCTTTGAACAGCTTCAGCGCTATATGAATAAGCGTAAAGCGACACATGAACATGGTTTAAAAGAAGGTGAACCCAAGTTATTTCACACTTCAATGATGCTTATACGCACTAGCGGTGTCGAAGCTGACTACGGCACTATCACATCAGGTGATGAACATTACTACCCGTGGAAAGCTCAATGGCCACAAAAAGACGAAGTTGCTGAGGGATGGAATCAGCAACAACAGCTTATTAATAGCATGCTCAACAAAACGAACCTGCTGAACATGCTAAGAACTTGTTCAGTGTTTATGGATACTGACGGTGGTCCACGTATTAAAGTGGTTTGTCGTTATCAGCAATTTAGAGCTGCTAACAAAATTATTGGTCGTTTGCGGGATGGTAAAACAGTTGAAGATAAAAGTGGCGTTGTTTGGCATACCCAAGGTTCAGGTAAAAGCTTAACTATGGTATTTGTTGCTCGTATGCTTCGAGCTTCACGTGACTTAAACGATTATAAAATATTACTCATAAATGACCGAGTAGATCTTGAAGATCAGTTAGCGGTTACCGCAACGATTATTGGTGGTCGTGTAAATACCATAGACAGTAATAAAACATTACGCGAGCACCTTTCAACTGATAGTTCTGACATTAATATGGTAATGGTACACAAATTTCAGTTGCGAGATGAAACCTTGCCTAATTCTGTGGCAGAGGCTTTAGGCACGTATCAAGCAATACCCACGAAACAATCATTTGGTGTTGTAAATAATTCATCGCGTATTGTTTTAATGATTGATGAGGCTCATCGTACTCAAGGTTCAGATCTAGGCGATAATATATTTGAAGCCTTTCCTAACGCCGCCCGTATTGCGTTTACCGGTACGCCGCTAATCACAGAGCGCCATGGTTCAAAGAAAACCCATAAACGCTTTGGCTCATACATTGATGAATATAAGTTAATGGATGCAGTTAAAGATGGCACAACTTTGCAAATTTTATATGAAGGCCGTACCTCTGATGATGCTTTAAATGATAAGCACGGCTTTGAAACACGTTTTGAAAACCTGTTTAAAGATCGTACTGATGAAGAGTTATTAGCCATTAAGAAAAAGTATGGTGCAACGGGTGATATTCAGGAAGCCGAAAACCGAATAAATGCTATTGCTAAGGATATAGTTAAACATTACTTAGAGCATATTTATCCTAATCAATTTAAAGCACAAGTCGTATGTTTTTCAAAGCTAGCGGCTATTCGATATCAAGAAGCAATTCATGCAGCATTAAAAGCACATGTTGAGAAATTAAAAGCTGAAACTACACCAGACCTTGAACAAATTAAACGAGTTGAATTTTTAAAGGCCGCTGTTGTTATTTCTGGTGACGGTACTAATGAGGCCGCTTATATAACGAGTGCTAGAAAACAAGCACGCGAATGGAATGCTGTAGATAACTTTTGTAAATCGTTTGATATGAAAGACCCTGATAAAGCTAATACAGGGATAGCATTCTTAATAGTTTGTGACATGTTGCTTACGGGTTTCGATGCTCCTATCGAACAAGTGATGTATATCGACAAAAAACTCAGTGAACATACATTGCTGCAAGCAATAGCTCGTACAAACCGAGTTAAGAAAGGAAAGAGTCGAGGCTATGTTGTTGACTACATAGGTTTAACAGAAAACCTAACCGATGCTTTAACATTGTATGCTGCGGCAGATGAGCAACAGGAGCTGACAGATAGTTTAAAAAGTATTACTTCTGAAATGCCTGTTTTGGAAGAGAGATACCAACGCATTTTACAATTATTTGCTCAGCATAAAGTACAAGAAGTACGTGAGTTTATTGAAGGCGAATTACCCAATATTGAAGCTGATGCTGCGGTAGTTCATGAAGCTGTTAAATTACTTAAAGACGAAAAAATACGTGCTGATTTCGATGTTTATTTGAAAAAATTCTTAATGAGTTTAGACATTATTTTACCTCACCAAGTTGCGCATAAATATCGTGTCCCAGCTAAACGTTTAGGTTACATATTGCGTGTAACTAAAGAGCGTTATAAAGATACTAGCCTTAATTTAGGTGATGCAGGTGCTAAGGTAAAAGACCTAATCAATGAGCATTTAGTGAACTTAGGCATTAACCCAAAGGTTGATCCTGTTGAGTTGTTTTCTGAAAGCTTTATTGAAAACCTTAATAAAAACTCTGGGGGCAATGCTGAAGCTAAAGCTAGTGAGATGGAACATGCTATTCGTAAGCACTGTACTATTCATCATGAAGAAGACCCTGGCTTTTATAAGAGTCTTTCGGAGAAAGTTGAGAACTTGATAGACCAATATCAAGATCAGTGGGAAAAGCTTGCTGAAGAGCTTGAGAAGTTGCGCACTGAGGCTATGGAAGGTCGTAAGCAAGGCGAAGAAGGTATGAGCAAAGAAGCAACTACCTTTTATGAGCATATTGCCAATGAAGCCTTTGAAGGTGGCAAGGTGCCTTCTGACTCTAAAGCTAAAATGAAAGTATTGATGGAGGCTATTGTTGATACATTGCAAACAAGCATTGGTAGCATCGACTTTTGGAACAATCCCAATAAACAAAAGAAAACACGTAGTGAAATAAAAACAGCATTAACGCTAACGGGTATTCAAGAGCTTAAACACAATCGAGAACGGGTTGCTATTGAGATCATGAAGTTGGCCAAGAATAGACATGATGCTTTAATTAAAGGTCCCAATGGAGGTAATGAATTATGA
- a CDS encoding restriction endonuclease subunit S — protein MNKGWTKRKVKDLISHHMSGPSPTCEERQMASHSEWGLLKTTAVVWNGWNPNAHKVPPKIFWNDKSIQVKDKDVLITKAGPRSRVGVVVYVDETPPHLMVSGKMIGLRPDQRLVDYRVLAAALSSEKVQRYIDSLTTGMAESQLNFTNQVLLNTEVELPPIDQHEKFGTFIEQIDKQIKSTQSLIIKYQNIQTGIMQDLLSRGIDSSLKLRPDIKVAPDLYQKTSFTWLPKCWHKTTLGDITQDNHPICYGLVQPGAHDWGGVPIIAIHNLKGNYDKLHRSSHSIEKKYVRSRIKEGDVLLSVKATVGRVDVAPKGFVGNVSRDVAKIRPIEGVRSKFLKYLIQSEYMQKELMKIVVGSTRMELSINRLKEVPIYIPSTEEQKLIESRIDSITRIIHIEEEKLVKFRKIKIGLMSELFPYEEISNV, from the coding sequence ATGAATAAAGGTTGGACTAAGCGTAAAGTTAAAGATTTGATATCACACCATATGTCAGGGCCAAGTCCTACTTGTGAAGAAAGACAGATGGCAAGTCATAGTGAATGGGGACTTCTTAAAACTACTGCTGTTGTTTGGAATGGATGGAATCCTAACGCTCATAAAGTACCTCCTAAAATTTTTTGGAACGATAAATCGATCCAAGTTAAGGATAAAGATGTATTAATCACAAAGGCAGGACCAAGAAGCCGTGTGGGGGTTGTCGTTTATGTAGACGAAACTCCGCCACATTTAATGGTAAGTGGTAAAATGATAGGACTTCGTCCTGATCAGAGACTTGTTGATTATAGAGTGTTAGCGGCTGCACTTTCTTCTGAGAAAGTCCAGAGATATATTGATTCTCTGACAACAGGAATGGCTGAGTCTCAACTTAATTTTACAAATCAGGTATTGCTAAATACCGAAGTTGAACTCCCTCCAATAGATCAACATGAAAAGTTTGGTACATTCATTGAGCAAATCGACAAACAAATAAAATCAACTCAATCATTGATAATTAAATATCAAAATATTCAAACAGGAATAATGCAAGATTTACTTTCAAGAGGAATAGATTCTTCTTTGAAATTACGACCAGATATTAAAGTTGCCCCAGATCTTTATCAAAAAACGTCATTTACATGGCTGCCAAAATGTTGGCATAAAACGACTCTTGGTGATATTACTCAGGATAATCATCCTATTTGTTACGGCTTAGTTCAGCCTGGTGCTCATGACTGGGGTGGCGTTCCGATTATCGCAATACATAACTTGAAAGGAAATTACGATAAATTACATCGTTCATCTCACTCGATTGAAAAAAAATATGTGAGGAGCCGAATAAAAGAAGGGGATGTTTTACTTTCAGTTAAAGCTACAGTTGGGCGAGTTGACGTTGCCCCAAAAGGCTTTGTAGGAAACGTCAGTAGAGATGTTGCTAAAATAAGGCCTATTGAAGGTGTTCGAAGTAAATTTTTGAAGTATTTAATTCAAAGTGAATATATGCAAAAAGAGTTAATGAAAATAGTAGTTGGCTCTACAAGGATGGAACTCTCAATAAACAGGTTAAAAGAAGTACCAATATACATTCCATCCACTGAAGAACAAAAATTGATAGAGAGTAGAATCGATTCGATAACCAGGATAATTCACATTGAAGAAGAAAAGCTTGTAAAATTCAGGAAAATTAAAATTGGACTTATGAGTGAACTTTTTCCTTATGAAGAGATAAGTAATGTCTGA